The Myxococcales bacterium genome includes a region encoding these proteins:
- a CDS encoding sulfite exporter TauE/SafE family protein, translated as MTLALALLVFVAFAVEATLGFGGTVIVVSFGVLLMPLDELLFRVIPVNVTLSAFLAARHAKFIDLRLLGLRLLPLMLLGLPLGVLASRGIDGRILRGAFGVFVVLLAVRELARPKVPEESPPALPTPIATVLLLLAGAMHGAFGAGGPVAVYVAGRRFGGDKARFRATLSALWLIMNLALVTTYVVRGAVNGGTLRVSALLLPSVALGIFAGEQAHVRIPKERFATGVFAVLLVAGVVVCARAALAG; from the coding sequence GTGACGCTCGCGCTCGCGCTCCTCGTGTTCGTCGCGTTCGCGGTCGAGGCCACGCTTGGCTTCGGGGGCACCGTGATCGTCGTCTCGTTCGGCGTGCTCCTCATGCCGCTCGACGAGCTGCTCTTCCGGGTGATCCCCGTGAACGTGACCCTCTCGGCGTTCCTCGCCGCGCGCCACGCCAAGTTCATCGACCTCCGGCTCCTGGGGCTGCGCCTCTTGCCGCTCATGCTGCTCGGTCTGCCCCTCGGCGTCCTCGCTTCGCGGGGGATCGACGGGCGGATCCTGAGGGGCGCGTTCGGGGTGTTCGTCGTGCTGCTCGCGGTGCGCGAGCTCGCGCGGCCCAAGGTGCCGGAGGAGAGCCCGCCGGCCCTGCCGACGCCGATCGCCACGGTGCTTCTGCTGCTCGCCGGGGCGATGCACGGAGCCTTCGGCGCGGGAGGGCCCGTCGCGGTCTACGTCGCCGGGCGGCGCTTCGGCGGCGACAAGGCTCGCTTCCGCGCCACCCTGAGCGCGCTGTGGCTCATCATGAACCTCGCCCTCGTCACGACCTACGTGGTCCGAGGGGCCGTGAACGGTGGCACGCTGCGGGTGAGCGCGCTGCTGCTGCCGTCGGTCGCGCTGGGGATCTTCGCGGGCGAGCAGGCGCACGTGCGCATCCCGAAGGAGCGCTTCGCGACCGGGGTCTTCGCGGTCCTCCTGGTCGCCGGCGTCGTGGTGTGTGCGCGCGCGGCGCTCGCGGGGTGA
- a CDS encoding serine hydroxymethyltransferase, which yields MSERDPSLAVRDPELADLIARENLREHESLRLIASENYASRAVIEATGSCLTNKYSEGYPGKRYYEGQEVIDQVEELAISRLKTLFGRTAVDATGLHVNVQPYSGSPANLAVYLAFCKPGDTVMGLALPAGGHLTHGHTVSITGKYFKSVPYGVRATDHRIDLDEVRALAKEHRPRVLWAGTTAYPRTLDWAAFRSIADEVGAVLAADMAHISGLVAAGVHPSPIGVADVVTSTTHKTFRGPRGGMIFCKAEHASAIDKAVFPGLQGGPHNSATAGIAVAAGEALLPSFVDYAKAVVANAQHLAAALIARGFAVTTGGTDNHLMLVDMTSKGTTGKVAAKALDRAGIVLNYNAVPFDPRKPFDPSGIRLGTPAVTSRGMGTAEMERLADWMDKACTSPGDAELLARIAGEVRELCAGFPAPGLRL from the coding sequence ATGTCCGAGCGCGACCCCTCCCTGGCTGTGCGCGATCCCGAGCTCGCCGATCTCATCGCGCGCGAGAACCTGCGCGAGCACGAGAGCCTACGCCTCATCGCGAGCGAGAACTACGCGTCGCGCGCCGTGATCGAGGCGACCGGCTCCTGCCTCACCAACAAGTACTCCGAGGGGTACCCGGGCAAGCGCTACTACGAGGGCCAAGAGGTCATCGACCAGGTCGAAGAGCTCGCGATCTCTCGGCTCAAGACCCTGTTTGGTCGCACCGCGGTGGACGCGACGGGCCTGCACGTCAACGTGCAGCCCTACTCCGGCAGCCCCGCGAACCTCGCGGTGTACCTGGCGTTCTGCAAGCCGGGCGACACGGTGATGGGCCTCGCCCTGCCCGCGGGCGGCCACCTCACGCACGGCCACACGGTCAGCATCACGGGGAAGTACTTCAAGAGCGTCCCCTACGGGGTGCGCGCGACGGACCACCGCATCGACCTCGACGAGGTGCGCGCGCTCGCGAAGGAGCACCGGCCCCGCGTGCTGTGGGCGGGCACCACCGCGTATCCGCGCACGCTCGATTGGGCGGCGTTCCGCTCGATCGCCGACGAGGTGGGCGCCGTGCTCGCCGCGGACATGGCGCACATCTCGGGGCTCGTCGCGGCGGGGGTGCACCCGTCGCCCATCGGCGTCGCCGACGTGGTCACCTCGACGACCCACAAGACCTTCCGCGGTCCGCGCGGGGGCATGATCTTCTGCAAGGCGGAGCACGCCAGCGCGATCGACAAAGCGGTGTTCCCCGGCCTCCAGGGCGGCCCGCACAACAGCGCCACCGCCGGCATCGCCGTCGCCGCGGGCGAGGCGCTGCTGCCGTCGTTCGTCGACTACGCGAAGGCCGTCGTCGCGAACGCGCAGCACCTCGCGGCGGCGCTCATCGCCCGCGGGTTCGCCGTCACCACCGGGGGCACCGACAACCACCTCATGCTGGTCGACATGACCTCGAAGGGAACGACCGGCAAGGTGGCGGCGAAGGCCCTCGACCGCGCGGGCATCGTCCTCAACTACAACGCGGTGCCGTTCGACCCGCGCAAGCCCTTCGACCCTTCGGGCATTCGCCTCGGCACGCCCGCGGTCACCTCGCGCGGCATGGGCACCGCCGAGATGGAGCGCCTCGCAGACTGGATGGACAAGGCCTGCACGTCGCCGGGCGACGCCGAGCTCCTCGCGCGGATCGCCGGCGAGGTCCGCGAGCTCTGCGCCGGGTTCCCCGCCCCGGGCCTGCGGCTGTGA
- a CDS encoding protein kinase: MTPDPLGLVGQILDGQYRVERFVGEGGFGVVYAGQHLGLSEPIAIKCMKLPPQLSAPLVESFVQRFRDESRLHYKLSQGNLHIARTIAAGTTVAPATRELVPYMILEWLDGRSLAAEFEAHEPRSLAEVLDLFATAADALSYAQSQGVIHRDLNPGNFFLTNTIAGPRLKVLDFGVAKVLDESRLAVGPRAQTLGQIRIFAPAYGAPEQFDDRLGPVGPYTDVYSLALVLLEALAGRGVMTGQHLGDFANGALDPTTRPSPSGVGLSLPAEVTAVFARALCLRPAERWPGVTEFWAALRVAARLPSDDGAKPTQLLASMELGGGAPSSGPRSESTIVDAIEAESERTALGIGPDLGGPAAPAARPEPPMTARLGPAPDAARAAAPSGVATFLGQGPAPPSVHEPGVQGGPRPAHVPSADATPWSPPAPQPPPAPPVAAPPVAAPPVAEARPRPPAAHSATLAMSSRPSLEPPQPVLHATRPPAHSATQPPAHSAAHPTAPQPTSQGAMAASQGTPHVPAPVLARQGPLAATMAMPASATAALGARSSSLPHAPAQAATQALAVVPPGGVASHASQVSHAPRESEGGQRAAVSVGRASAPAWGPALPPQPFVPAEPAAVVEEPVEVPKSRAGLLVVGAVVVAALLGLGIFLGLRVSKPPAHVEPDAASIFAVPDAATSPTSSAPSSATAEPSAVPAASVPAPSATAEPSADPSAPARPAASTPGGRGPTTPTTPTTPTTPTTKPSAAPVGPGAFSPSVARAKLDAANGVLVICKRAGGPSGRGSAAVTFAPAGHVSAVTLTVPFVGTPVGACVTGQFLRVKVPAFTGGPQPMAYTFTVPK; encoded by the coding sequence GTGACTCCCGATCCGCTCGGACTCGTCGGCCAGATCCTCGACGGCCAGTACCGCGTCGAGCGCTTCGTGGGTGAGGGTGGGTTCGGCGTGGTGTACGCCGGCCAGCACCTCGGCCTGTCGGAGCCCATCGCGATCAAGTGCATGAAGCTGCCCCCGCAGCTCAGCGCGCCGCTCGTCGAGTCGTTCGTGCAGCGCTTCCGCGACGAGAGCCGCCTCCACTACAAGCTGTCGCAGGGAAACCTGCATATTGCACGCACCATCGCGGCGGGGACCACCGTGGCGCCCGCGACGCGAGAGCTCGTGCCGTACATGATCCTCGAGTGGCTCGACGGCCGCTCGCTCGCCGCCGAGTTCGAGGCCCACGAGCCGCGCTCCCTCGCCGAGGTCCTCGACCTGTTCGCGACGGCGGCCGACGCCCTGAGCTACGCGCAGTCCCAGGGGGTCATTCATCGAGATTTGAACCCCGGGAACTTCTTCCTCACGAACACCATCGCCGGGCCTCGCCTGAAGGTGCTCGACTTTGGCGTCGCGAAGGTGCTCGACGAGTCGCGCCTCGCGGTGGGGCCGCGCGCCCAGACCCTCGGGCAGATACGCATCTTCGCGCCGGCCTACGGCGCCCCGGAGCAGTTCGACGACCGCCTCGGGCCGGTGGGCCCCTACACCGACGTGTACTCGCTCGCGCTCGTGCTCCTCGAGGCGCTGGCGGGGCGCGGGGTCATGACCGGGCAGCACCTCGGCGACTTCGCGAACGGAGCGCTCGATCCCACCACGCGCCCGTCGCCGTCGGGTGTGGGCCTCTCGCTGCCGGCGGAGGTCACCGCCGTCTTCGCGCGCGCGCTGTGTCTGCGCCCGGCCGAGCGATGGCCCGGGGTGACGGAGTTCTGGGCCGCGCTCCGAGTGGCCGCGCGGCTGCCGAGCGACGACGGGGCCAAGCCGACCCAGCTGCTGGCGTCGATGGAGCTCGGGGGCGGCGCGCCGTCGTCGGGGCCGCGCTCCGAGAGCACGATCGTCGACGCGATCGAGGCGGAGAGCGAGCGCACGGCGCTCGGCATCGGACCCGACCTGGGCGGCCCTGCGGCTCCCGCCGCGCGGCCCGAACCGCCCATGACCGCGAGACTAGGCCCGGCGCCCGACGCCGCGCGTGCGGCGGCCCCGTCGGGCGTCGCGACGTTCCTTGGCCAGGGGCCCGCGCCGCCGTCGGTTCACGAGCCGGGCGTCCAGGGTGGTCCGAGACCCGCTCACGTTCCAAGCGCGGACGCCACGCCGTGGAGCCCTCCGGCGCCACAGCCGCCGCCCGCGCCGCCCGTGGCCGCGCCGCCCGTGGCCGCGCCGCCCGTGGCCGAGGCGCGCCCGCGCCCACCCGCCGCGCACAGCGCGACGCTCGCGATGTCGAGCCGTCCGAGCCTCGAGCCTCCCCAGCCGGTGCTTCACGCCACACGTCCGCCGGCACATTCGGCCACACAGCCGCCGGCACATTCGGCCGCACACCCGACCGCACCCCAGCCCACGTCGCAGGGCGCGATGGCCGCCTCGCAGGGCACGCCCCACGTTCCGGCGCCGGTGCTGGCCCGGCAGGGGCCGCTGGCGGCGACCATGGCGATGCCGGCGTCCGCGACGGCGGCGCTCGGAGCGAGGTCGTCGTCGCTCCCCCACGCGCCCGCGCAGGCGGCGACCCAGGCGCTCGCGGTCGTCCCGCCGGGCGGCGTCGCCTCGCACGCCTCGCAGGTCTCGCACGCGCCGCGCGAGAGCGAGGGCGGGCAGCGCGCGGCGGTCTCGGTGGGCCGCGCGAGCGCGCCGGCGTGGGGCCCCGCGCTCCCTCCTCAGCCGTTCGTGCCCGCGGAGCCGGCCGCGGTCGTCGAGGAGCCGGTCGAGGTGCCGAAGTCCCGCGCGGGGCTCCTCGTGGTGGGCGCGGTCGTCGTCGCGGCCCTGCTCGGCCTCGGGATCTTCCTTGGGCTCCGCGTGAGCAAGCCGCCGGCCCACGTCGAGCCCGACGCCGCGTCGATCTTCGCGGTCCCTGACGCGGCGACGTCTCCGACGAGCAGCGCGCCGAGCAGCGCGACCGCCGAGCCGAGCGCGGTCCCCGCAGCGAGCGTCCCCGCGCCGAGCGCGACCGCGGAGCCGAGCGCGGATCCAAGCGCGCCCGCGCGCCCCGCGGCGTCGACGCCCGGCGGCCGCGGCCCGACCACGCCGACCACGCCGACCACGCCGACCACGCCGACCACGAAGCCATCGGCGGCGCCGGTTGGCCCGGGCGCCTTCAGCCCCTCGGTCGCGCGCGCGAAGCTCGACGCCGCCAACGGCGTGCTCGTCATCTGCAAGCGGGCCGGTGGGCCGTCGGGGCGGGGGTCCGCGGCGGTCACGTTCGCGCCCGCCGGGCACGTGAGCGCGGTCACGCTCACGGTGCCGTTCGTCGGTACGCCGGTGGGCGCGTGCGTCACCGGGCAGTTTCTCCGGGTCAAGGTGCCGGCGTTCACGGGCGGGCCGCAGCCCATGGCCTACACGTTCACGGTGCCGAAGTAG